Proteins from one Thioflavicoccus mobilis 8321 genomic window:
- the rsfS gene encoding ribosome silencing factor — translation MQLEELKSLVLETLADMKARDVSVLDVHGKTSVTDYMVVASGTSDRHVKAIAETVAYRAKEAGEAPLGCEGLNEGEWALVDLNGIVVHVMLPKVRDFYNLERLWSAPAVVGTAALAHSR, via the coding sequence ATGCAGCTCGAGGAGCTCAAGAGTCTGGTCCTGGAGACCCTGGCCGACATGAAGGCCAGGGACGTCAGCGTCCTCGATGTCCATGGCAAGACATCGGTCACCGACTACATGGTCGTCGCCAGCGGGACCTCGGACCGCCACGTCAAGGCGATCGCCGAGACCGTCGCCTACCGGGCCAAGGAGGCCGGCGAGGCGCCGCTGGGCTGCGAGGGCCTCAACGAGGGCGAGTGGGCGCTGGTCGACCTCAACGGCATCGTCGTCCACGTCATGCTGCCCAAGGTGCGCGACTTCTACAACCTCGAGAGGCTCTGGTCGGCGCCGGCCGTCGTGGGGACCGCGGCGCTGGCCCACAGCCGCTGA
- a CDS encoding dihydrofolate reductase: MNGRPAPREGARARVSLIAALARHRVIGRDNGLPWHLPADLAHFKHLTLDKPILMGRRTWESLPGRLERRRHIVVTRDRDYRAPGCLVVASPEAALTAVAGAAEVMVIGGAALYQAMLPLAERLYLTEIAAEIDGDAFFPAWHPQCWRETHREFRPRDERNPYDLAFVELVRIHPDPPAAH; the protein is encoded by the coding sequence GTGAACGGGAGACCCGCCCCGCGCGAGGGTGCGCGCGCGCGCGTGAGCCTGATCGCCGCACTGGCACGCCACCGGGTCATCGGCCGCGACAACGGGCTGCCGTGGCACCTGCCCGCCGACCTCGCCCACTTCAAGCACCTGACCCTCGACAAGCCGATCCTCATGGGCCGGCGCACCTGGGAGTCGCTGCCAGGCCGGCTGGAGCGGCGCCGCCACATCGTCGTCACCCGCGACCGCGACTATCGCGCGCCGGGCTGCCTGGTCGTCGCCTCGCCGGAGGCAGCCCTGACCGCGGTCGCCGGCGCGGCCGAGGTCATGGTCATCGGGGGGGCGGCCCTCTACCAGGCGATGCTGCCGTTGGCTGAACGCCTCTACCTGACCGAGATCGCCGCCGAAATCGACGGCGACGCCTTCTTCCCGGCCTGGCATCCGCAATGTTGGCGCGAGACCCACCGTGAATTCCGCCCGCGCGACGAGCGCAACCCCTACGATCTCGCCTTCGTCGAGCTCGTGCGGATCCATCCGGACCCGCCCGCGGCGCATTGA
- a CDS encoding trypsin-like peptidase domain-containing protein, translating into MPFVDRAGRPGWFAVARRSRMLGVILALALVALAGCDSLPQQSSASSAVRVAPPLAAAGDGATFPYRKARGGYPSLAPLLKRVTPAVVNISVVSEVAKSQHPFLRDPDFRRFLEKFDLPMPDFSGTERRQSVGSGVIVDGNRGVVLTNYHLIEDAKEVTVTLKDQRSYAARLLGGDARADVAVLQIKPVEIANPRFGNSDELEVGDFVIAIGNPFGLGQTVTSGIVSAVGRSGIAGSHLGDLIQTDASINPGNSGGPLINLAGEVVGINTALIGPTGGNVGIGFAVPSNRVRVALDRVLARR; encoded by the coding sequence ATGCCATTCGTCGATAGGGCGGGAAGGCCCGGTTGGTTTGCCGTCGCCCGGCGCAGCCGGATGCTGGGCGTCATATTGGCGCTTGCGCTCGTGGCGTTGGCCGGTTGCGACTCTTTGCCGCAACAGTCTTCGGCGTCGTCGGCAGTCAGGGTCGCGCCCCCGTTGGCCGCCGCCGGCGATGGTGCCACCTTTCCGTATCGCAAGGCGCGGGGCGGGTATCCGTCGCTGGCGCCGCTCCTCAAACGTGTCACGCCCGCGGTCGTCAATATCTCGGTCGTCTCCGAGGTCGCGAAGAGCCAGCATCCGTTTCTGCGCGACCCGGACTTCCGCCGCTTTCTCGAGAAGTTCGATTTGCCGATGCCGGATTTCAGCGGTACCGAACGGCGCCAGAGCGTTGGCTCGGGTGTCATCGTCGACGGCAATCGCGGTGTCGTGCTGACGAACTATCATCTGATCGAGGATGCCAAGGAGGTCACGGTCACTCTCAAGGATCAGCGCAGCTACGCGGCGCGCCTTCTCGGTGGTGATGCCCGCGCCGATGTCGCCGTGCTGCAGATCAAGCCGGTCGAGATCGCCAATCCGCGCTTCGGCAACTCGGACGAACTGGAGGTCGGCGACTTCGTCATCGCGATCGGCAATCCGTTCGGGCTCGGCCAGACGGTCACGTCGGGCATCGTCAGCGCCGTCGGGCGTTCCGGTATCGCCGGTAGCCATCTCGGGGATCTGATTCAGACCGATGCCTCGATCAATCCGGGCAATTCCGGGGGGCCGCTGATCAATCTCGCCGGCGAAGTCGTCGGCATCAACACCGCGTTGATCGGGCCCACCGGCGGCAATGTCGGGATCGGTTTCGCCGTGCCGAGCAACCGGGTGAGGGTCGCGCTCGACCGGGTGCTCGCTCGGCGCTGA
- a CDS encoding D-alanyl-D-alanine carboxypeptidase/D-alanyl-D-alanine-endopeptidase gives MTVRPPSLRPSIFVLAVLLVFTVAPNRAPAAVLDHVLALPRAALLVEVAGRPVIAHQADRPMIPASTMKLVTALAAIDRWGLDHHFTTDLYLADDGWLWVKAAGDPLLVSEELDLLARALYRAGVRRLAGIGIDDRLYASDLRIPGRSGTDNPYDAPITAFAVNFNTLHLRVSNGRLTSAEAQTPLTPLARALGGGLGAGEHRINVQSRELALRYAGELLAAKLAAAGIEVGAGQVVGVLPGDTRPVLSYRNSRDLRAVLEAMLKYSSNLIANELFLLLAVEGDAGAVDIRRAQRAMMRRVRERFGWHDFRIEDGAGLSRDNRLSARQLVAVLEAFTPYRALLPVQPDNPAVRAKTGTLTGVSTYAGYVQRDGRWVPFALLINQAVAPALRRQLADELARTADLEILCTGGRC, from the coding sequence ATGACCGTTCGTCCGCCATCTTTGCGTCCGTCGATTTTCGTCCTTGCGGTCCTGCTTGTCTTCACCGTGGCCCCCAATCGGGCGCCCGCTGCGGTCCTGGACCATGTCCTCGCGTTGCCCCGGGCGGCATTGCTGGTCGAGGTCGCGGGGCGGCCCGTCATCGCCCACCAGGCCGATCGGCCGATGATTCCGGCTTCGACGATGAAGCTGGTCACCGCGCTGGCGGCGATCGATCGCTGGGGTCTAGACCACCACTTTACGACCGATCTCTATCTGGCCGACGACGGTTGGCTCTGGGTGAAGGCCGCCGGGGATCCGCTCCTGGTCTCGGAGGAACTCGATCTCCTCGCTCGTGCGCTCTACCGTGCCGGTGTGCGCAGGCTTGCCGGGATCGGGATCGACGACCGCCTCTATGCTTCGGATCTGCGCATCCCGGGGCGATCGGGGACGGATAATCCTTACGATGCCCCGATCACCGCGTTTGCGGTCAACTTCAATACGCTGCACCTGCGGGTGTCCAACGGGCGGCTCACGAGCGCCGAGGCCCAGACCCCGCTGACGCCGCTCGCCCGTGCGCTCGGCGGCGGCCTGGGTGCGGGCGAGCACCGCATCAACGTCCAGAGCCGCGAGCTGGCGCTGCGCTACGCGGGCGAGTTGCTGGCGGCCAAGCTCGCGGCGGCCGGTATCGAGGTTGGCGCCGGGCAGGTTGTCGGGGTGCTGCCAGGCGATACCAGGCCGGTGCTCAGCTATCGCAACAGCCGTGATCTGCGCGCGGTGCTGGAGGCGATGCTGAAATATTCGAGCAACCTGATCGCCAACGAGCTCTTTCTGCTGCTGGCCGTCGAGGGCGATGCGGGCGCCGTCGACATCCGCCGGGCCCAGCGGGCGATGATGCGCCGGGTCCGGGAACGCTTCGGCTGGCATGACTTCCGTATCGAGGACGGCGCCGGTCTGTCACGCGACAATCGATTGAGCGCGCGCCAGCTCGTGGCGGTCCTCGAGGCCTTCACGCCCTATCGGGCGCTGTTGCCAGTGCAACCCGACAATCCCGCTGTGCGGGCCAAGACGGGTACACTCACAGGTGTCAGCACCTATGCGGGCTATGTACAGCGCGATGGGCGCTGGGTGCCGTTCGCGCTGCTGATCAACCAGGCGGTTGCACCGGCGCTGCGACGCCAACTGGCCGACGAGTTGGCACGCACGGCCGATCTCGAAATCTTGTGTACAGGGGGACGATGCTGA
- a CDS encoding 16S rRNA (uracil(1498)-N(3))-methyltransferase, whose product MREARIYVDTPLAPGQRVRLPAGPTQHLVGVLRLAAGAELILFNGDGIDYRARLLDANRRGATAAIGEAGEIEPPPTLRLHLGIGISKGERFDFALQKAVELGVTEIHPLFTERTVVRLDAARLAKRLQHWSAIVIAACEQSGRRRLPRLAEAGRLSDWLAQHQPGGLLLDPRAEHALSDLPAPSGTLTLLVGPEGGLSEKERATARAHGFTGVRLGPRVLRTETAPLAAMAAIQALWGDFRAVPV is encoded by the coding sequence ATGCGAGAAGCCCGAATCTATGTGGACACCCCGCTCGCTCCAGGCCAACGCGTGCGCCTCCCGGCCGGTCCCACACAGCACCTGGTCGGAGTCCTGCGCCTCGCCGCCGGGGCCGAACTGATCCTCTTCAACGGCGACGGCATCGACTATCGCGCCCGACTGCTCGACGCCAACCGCCGCGGTGCAACGGCCGCGATCGGCGAGGCCGGGGAGATCGAACCGCCGCCGACCCTGAGGCTTCACCTCGGCATCGGGATCTCGAAGGGCGAGCGCTTCGACTTCGCGCTCCAGAAGGCCGTCGAACTCGGCGTCACCGAGATCCACCCGCTCTTCACCGAACGCACGGTCGTACGCCTCGACGCCGCACGCCTCGCGAAGCGCCTCCAGCACTGGTCGGCTATCGTGATCGCCGCCTGCGAGCAAAGCGGACGTCGCCGTCTGCCGCGGCTGGCCGAGGCCGGCCGCCTAAGCGACTGGCTGGCGCAGCACCAGCCCGGCGGCCTGCTGCTCGACCCGCGTGCCGAGCACGCCCTGAGCGACCTGCCTGCCCCGTCCGGGACGCTGACCCTGCTGGTCGGCCCAGAGGGCGGCCTGAGCGAAAAGGAACGTGCGACCGCCCGGGCGCACGGCTTCACTGGCGTGCGCCTGGGGCCCCGGGTCCTGCGCACGGAGACGGCCCCCCTCGCCGCCATGGCCGCGATTCAGGCCCTGTGGGGGGACTTCCGCGCCGTGCCCGTTTGA
- a CDS encoding amidohydrolase family protein, with amino-acid sequence MTRGAASNATNREDGRTGEAPPMALFDAHLHIIDPRFAVTANQGYRPPAFTVADYRAQAGPLGITGGAVVAGSFQGFDPEPIIAAVRALGAGFVGVAQLASETSEEEIARLAVDGLRAVRFNLRRGMCPEPAAILDLAMRAHRVAGWHAELYLDAAELPNLAALVDRLPAVCFDHLGLTRRGLPHLLRQVERGAKVKASGFARLDFPAAEAIRAIVDVDPAAILFGTDLPGTRAPRPFAPEDLEQLAESVGDGTQLRRLLHDNAVALYRPNQVQPD; translated from the coding sequence ATGACGCGAGGAGCAGCGAGCAACGCGACGAATCGAGAGGACGGCCGCACCGGCGAGGCGCCGCCGATGGCCCTCTTCGACGCCCATCTGCACATCATCGACCCGCGCTTCGCGGTGACGGCCAATCAGGGCTATCGCCCACCAGCCTTCACCGTCGCCGATTACCGTGCCCAGGCCGGGCCGCTCGGCATCACCGGTGGGGCCGTCGTCGCCGGCTCCTTTCAGGGCTTCGACCCCGAGCCGATCATCGCCGCGGTCAGGGCGCTCGGCGCCGGCTTCGTCGGGGTCGCCCAGCTGGCGAGCGAGACGAGCGAAGAGGAGATCGCACGCCTGGCGGTCGACGGTCTGCGCGCGGTGCGCTTCAATCTGCGCCGCGGCATGTGTCCCGAGCCCGCCGCCATCCTGGACCTGGCGATGCGCGCCCATCGCGTCGCCGGCTGGCATGCCGAGCTCTATCTCGATGCCGCCGAGCTGCCCAACCTCGCCGCGCTCGTCGACCGCCTGCCGGCCGTCTGCTTCGATCACCTGGGGCTGACGCGCCGCGGCCTCCCTCACCTGTTACGCCAGGTGGAGCGCGGCGCCAAGGTCAAGGCGAGCGGCTTCGCACGCCTCGACTTCCCGGCCGCCGAGGCGATCCGCGCAATCGTCGACGTCGACCCCGCCGCCATCCTCTTCGGCACCGACCTGCCCGGCACGCGGGCACCGCGACCCTTCGCGCCCGAAGACCTCGAGCAGCTCGCCGAGAGCGTCGGCGATGGCACCCAGCTACGCCGCCTGCTCCACGACAATGCCGTCGCCCTCTACCGGCCGAACCAGGTTCAACCGGACTGA
- a CDS encoding FKBP-type peptidyl-prolyl cis-trans isomerase: MASAQTGDTVKVHYTGTLDDGTVFDSSRGQGPIEFTLGAGDVIPGFDQAVVGMNAGESKTVVIPAGEAYGPRNDEMLQQIPRSAIPAEIELAEGMILHAEAPDGNQLSFTVAEIADDQVLIDGNHPLAGQDLTFALELVEIA; encoded by the coding sequence ATGGCTTCCGCCCAGACCGGCGATACTGTCAAGGTCCATTACACTGGCACCTTGGACGACGGCACCGTGTTCGATTCTTCACGCGGACAAGGCCCGATCGAGTTCACACTGGGCGCCGGCGACGTGATCCCTGGGTTCGATCAGGCCGTGGTCGGCATGAATGCCGGCGAGTCCAAGACAGTCGTCATCCCGGCCGGCGAGGCCTATGGCCCGCGCAATGACGAGATGCTCCAGCAGATCCCGCGTTCGGCGATCCCAGCCGAGATCGAGCTCGCCGAAGGCATGATCCTGCACGCCGAGGCGCCGGACGGCAATCAGCTGAGCTTTACCGTCGCCGAGATCGCCGACGATCAGGTCCTGATCGATGGCAATCACCCGCTCGCCGGACAAGACTTGACCTTCGCCTTGGAGTTGGTCGAGATCGCCTGA
- the argH gene encoding argininosuccinate lyase, which translates to MNEQNPIVKPWAGRFDAPTDAFVEAFTASVGFDRRLYRHDIAGSIAHATMLAQRGVLSEAERAAIVAGLDAIRTRIEAGDFAWSVPLEDVHMNIEAALTAEIGDAGKKLHTGRSRNDQVATDIRLWLREEIDGIATELRRLQEALLALAEREAETIMPGFTHLQVAQPITFGHHMMAWLEMLGRDAERLADCRRRLNVMPLGAAALAGTTYPIDRHETARLLGFDRPAENSLDAVADRDFAIEFTAAAAILMMHLSRFSEELILWSSAQFGFIELADGFCTGSSIMPQKKNPDVPELVRGKSGRIFGHLMALLTLMKGQPLAYNKDNQEDKEPLFDTVDNVRGSLKVFADMMGALTCNRPRMRAAAQQGFATATDLADYLVRKGVAFRDAHEIVGRAVAFGIREGRDLAEMTLDELRDFSSAIEADVFAILTLEGSVAARDHIGGTAPSQVRAAISRARRRLAEKAQG; encoded by the coding sequence ATGAATGAACAGAATCCGATCGTCAAGCCCTGGGCCGGTCGCTTCGATGCGCCGACCGATGCTTTCGTCGAGGCCTTCACCGCATCGGTAGGTTTCGACCGTCGACTCTACCGCCACGATATCGCCGGTTCGATCGCCCACGCGACCATGTTGGCGCAGCGCGGCGTCCTGAGCGAGGCCGAGCGTGCGGCGATCGTCGCCGGGCTGGACGCGATTCGCACGCGCATCGAGGCGGGCGACTTCGCCTGGTCCGTGCCGCTGGAGGATGTCCACATGAACATCGAGGCGGCCCTGACGGCGGAGATCGGCGACGCCGGTAAGAAGCTGCACACGGGGCGCTCGCGCAACGATCAGGTCGCCACCGACATCCGCCTGTGGCTGCGCGAGGAGATCGACGGCATCGCCACCGAACTCAGGCGACTCCAGGAGGCGTTGCTGGCGCTCGCCGAGCGCGAGGCCGAGACCATCATGCCCGGCTTCACCCACTTGCAGGTGGCTCAGCCGATCACCTTCGGTCACCACATGATGGCCTGGCTGGAGATGCTCGGCCGCGATGCCGAGCGACTCGCCGACTGCCGGCGGCGCCTCAACGTCATGCCGCTCGGGGCGGCGGCCCTGGCCGGCACCACTTACCCGATCGACCGGCACGAGACGGCCCGTCTGCTCGGTTTCGACCGCCCGGCGGAGAACTCGCTCGACGCCGTCGCCGACCGCGACTTCGCGATCGAATTCACGGCCGCCGCGGCGATCCTGATGATGCACCTGTCGCGTTTTTCCGAGGAGCTGATCCTCTGGTCTTCGGCCCAATTCGGCTTCATCGAACTGGCCGACGGCTTCTGCACCGGCTCCTCGATCATGCCGCAGAAGAAGAACCCGGACGTCCCCGAGCTGGTGCGCGGCAAAAGCGGACGGATCTTCGGTCACCTGATGGCCCTGCTGACCCTGATGAAGGGCCAGCCGCTCGCCTACAACAAGGACAATCAGGAAGACAAGGAGCCGCTCTTCGACACCGTCGACAACGTCAGGGGCTCGCTCAAGGTCTTCGCCGACATGATGGGGGCCTTGACCTGCAATCGTCCCCGGATGCGCGCTGCGGCCCAGCAGGGCTTCGCGACGGCGACCGATCTGGCCGATTACCTGGTGCGCAAGGGGGTGGCGTTTCGTGACGCCCACGAGATCGTCGGGCGGGCGGTCGCCTTCGGGATACGCGAGGGACGGGATCTGGCCGAGATGACGTTGGACGAACTGAGGGACTTTTCCAGCGCGATCGAGGCGGACGTCTTCGCGATCCTGACGCTGGAGGGCTCGGTGGCGGCTCGCGATCACATCGGCGGCACGGCCCCGAGCCAGGTCCGTGCGGCGATCTCCCGCGCGCGGCGACGGCTCGCCGAGAAGGCTCAAGGGTAA
- a CDS encoding OsmC family protein codes for MPTIKTRHNGDMVFETEVGRHSILNDVMPTPEWGGKNRHPTPPDYFVASISSCIAAFVVQYCNRAGLDTTGMTIELSFEKGEKPAHLKDFNANIHLPNAEVGDRMAALKRAAESCTIHETIARMTDGIAIEVTDKTAG; via the coding sequence ATGCCAACGATCAAGACCCGACACAACGGAGACATGGTCTTCGAGACCGAGGTCGGCCGCCACAGCATCCTCAACGACGTGATGCCGACCCCCGAGTGGGGCGGCAAAAACCGTCACCCGACCCCGCCGGACTACTTCGTCGCTTCGATCTCCTCGTGCATCGCCGCCTTCGTGGTCCAGTACTGCAATCGTGCAGGCCTCGACACCACCGGGATGACGATCGAGCTGTCGTTCGAGAAGGGCGAAAAGCCCGCCCATCTGAAGGACTTCAATGCCAATATCCACCTGCCGAACGCCGAGGTCGGCGACCGCATGGCAGCCCTCAAGCGGGCGGCCGAGTCCTGCACGATCCACGAGACCATCGCCCGGATGACAGACGGCATCGCCATCGAGGTCACCGACAAGACCGCCGGCTAG
- a CDS encoding DUF423 domain-containing protein gives MARLWLGLGALGGLLSVALGAFGAHALRGRVAEDLIATWGTATTYLGMHAIALLVCGLLVLQRPGLRLVTAAAWAFLIGTLLFSGSLVILVLTGTRAWGALTPFGGLALILAWGLLAAGAWRELR, from the coding sequence ATGGCCAGACTCTGGCTCGGCCTCGGCGCCCTCGGCGGACTTCTCTCGGTGGCGCTCGGGGCCTTCGGCGCCCATGCGCTGCGCGGTCGTGTCGCCGAGGACCTCATTGCCACCTGGGGGACCGCGACGACCTATCTGGGGATGCACGCAATCGCCCTGCTCGTCTGCGGCCTGCTGGTGCTGCAACGCCCTGGGCTCCGCCTCGTGACCGCTGCGGCTTGGGCCTTTCTCATCGGCACCCTGCTCTTCAGCGGCAGTCTCGTGATCCTCGTGCTGACCGGCACCCGCGCTTGGGGGGCGCTGACCCCGTTCGGCGGGCTCGCTCTGATCCTGGCCTGGGGACTCCTCGCAGCCGGCGCCTGGCGCGAGCTTCGATAG
- a CDS encoding DUF3422 family protein has protein sequence MTLPFSEHPLRHQVTAELHARTYDHLHAPVRVSHLAVVCGERGSGRNDGHLLRLLEHYGVAPPDELGQHYAADLGAIRLRWERHTEFVTYTFSEPGPFDHPFAEPVLNGLPEDWLRELPGEVITAVVLALETSDAPERTPEELATLFSGNPVIGAEVVGGAGRAWTDLRVHVDGYSRILLRDQGLSDGQAGRLARRILEVNAYRAMALLGLPLAREVNRTLSDADERLLAVAARIADNQQSSDPTSEADLLAELSTLATEIEAVTARTAYRFEASRAYYRIVQQRLEQLRQGRIKGLQTFTEFLEARLAPAIATCNSTSVRQQDLAERAARLTSLLRARVEVALQAQNRRLLESMNHRAKIQLRLQETVEGLSVIAISYYGVGLVGYLLKGLESMGVPVDSGMGLGFAVPAIVGLAWLGLKYTKRRVHQERGE, from the coding sequence ATGACCCTGCCCTTTTCCGAGCACCCCCTGCGCCATCAGGTTACGGCGGAGCTGCATGCGCGGACCTATGATCATCTGCACGCCCCGGTGCGCGTATCGCATCTCGCTGTGGTTTGCGGTGAACGGGGTTCGGGCCGCAATGATGGCCATCTGTTGAGGCTGCTCGAGCATTATGGTGTGGCGCCCCCCGACGAGCTCGGTCAGCACTATGCGGCTGATCTCGGGGCGATCCGCCTGCGCTGGGAGCGCCACACCGAGTTCGTCACCTACACCTTCAGCGAGCCGGGACCTTTCGACCATCCGTTCGCCGAGCCGGTGCTCAACGGGTTGCCCGAGGACTGGCTGCGTGAACTACCGGGCGAGGTGATCACGGCCGTCGTCCTGGCCCTGGAGACGAGCGATGCCCCCGAGCGCACCCCCGAGGAGTTGGCGACGCTCTTCTCGGGCAATCCGGTCATCGGCGCCGAGGTCGTCGGCGGCGCCGGGCGTGCCTGGACGGACCTGCGCGTGCACGTCGATGGCTACTCGCGGATCCTGCTGCGCGACCAGGGGCTCTCGGACGGGCAGGCCGGGCGGCTTGCAAGGCGGATCCTGGAGGTCAACGCCTATCGGGCAATGGCCCTCCTCGGGTTGCCCTTGGCCCGGGAGGTGAATCGGACCCTGAGCGACGCCGATGAACGGCTCCTCGCAGTCGCGGCGCGCATCGCGGATAACCAGCAATCGAGCGACCCGACCTCAGAGGCCGATCTCTTGGCCGAGCTCTCGACGCTGGCCACCGAGATCGAGGCCGTAACGGCCCGCACGGCCTATCGCTTCGAGGCCTCGCGGGCCTATTACCGGATCGTGCAACAGCGCCTGGAGCAGTTGCGCCAGGGGCGGATCAAGGGTCTTCAGACTTTCACCGAGTTCCTTGAGGCGCGGCTGGCCCCGGCGATCGCCACCTGCAACTCGACCAGCGTCCGCCAGCAGGACCTCGCTGAGCGCGCGGCACGGCTGACGAGCCTGCTGCGCGCCCGTGTCGAGGTCGCACTTCAGGCCCAGAACCGGCGGCTGCTCGAATCGATGAATCACCGTGCCAAGATTCAACTGCGGTTGCAGGAGACGGTCGAGGGGTTGTCGGTGATCGCGATCAGCTACTATGGGGTGGGCCTCGTCGGCTATCTGCTCAAAGGACTGGAGTCCATGGGTGTGCCAGTCGATTCCGGCATGGGCTTGGGGTTTGCGGTGCCGGCCATCGTCGGCCTGGCCTGGCTCGGTCTCAAGTACACGAAGCGGCGGGTCCACCAGGAACGGGGCGAATAG
- the nadD gene encoding nicotinate-nucleotide adenylyltransferase, producing the protein MIGILGGTFDPIHFGHLRPALEIAEALGLAELRLIPLNQAVHRPQPHATSHHRLAMVQAAIAGQPGFVADARELDRPGNSYSYDTLLSLRAELGPHRPLCLLLGSDAFAGFLTWHRPQEILDLAHLVVMTRPSPAPDWDTALEALHAERRVDDLAALAMRPAGRIYYQQVTQLEISATAIRARIAAGRSPRFLLPDAVIEIIEQAGLYRHSQDPNAPPAP; encoded by the coding sequence ATGATCGGCATCCTCGGCGGCACCTTCGACCCGATCCACTTCGGCCATCTGCGCCCGGCCCTCGAGATCGCCGAGGCGCTGGGCCTGGCCGAACTACGGCTGATCCCGCTGAACCAGGCCGTCCATCGCCCCCAGCCCCACGCCACCAGCCACCACCGCCTGGCGATGGTGCAGGCCGCGATCGCCGGTCAGCCGGGCTTCGTCGCCGACGCCCGCGAGCTCGACCGCCCCGGTAATTCCTACAGCTACGACACGCTCCTCTCGCTGCGTGCCGAGCTCGGGCCGCACCGTCCGCTCTGCCTGCTGCTCGGCAGCGATGCCTTCGCCGGCTTCCTCACCTGGCACCGCCCACAGGAGATCCTCGACCTCGCCCATCTCGTCGTCATGACGCGGCCCAGTCCGGCACCCGATTGGGACACCGCCCTGGAAGCCCTCCATGCCGAACGGCGCGTCGACGACCTTGCAGCCCTGGCGATGCGCCCGGCCGGCCGCATCTATTACCAGCAGGTCACCCAACTGGAGATCTCGGCGACGGCGATCCGCGCCCGGATCGCGGCCGGGCGCAGCCCCCGCTTCCTGCTCCCTGACGCAGTGATCGAAATCATCGAACAGGCGGGGCTCTACCGTCATTCGCAGGACCCGAACGCGCCACCGGCGCCCTAA